In the genome of Crassostrea angulata isolate pt1a10 chromosome 6, ASM2561291v2, whole genome shotgun sequence, the window ACACAAGTAGAGTTGAGTCTCAAAATAAAGTTCCGCTGAAATAACCGACAGTAGTTAATGAAAGAAACTTGTAACTTTTAATGCGATCTGATaagaaattagaaataacacatGTATTTTCGCAAAGtacaatcaaaatacatgtatcattatgaTTATTAGAACATATTACTCTATCATGCTTTGCAACCATTTATGGTAATCGACCATGAAAGGATTACCGATAACCAAAGGATTGGTGACTCTTCcgatggtatcaaatgaaataaagaacATTGCAAATTATAGTTAACATAATTTATTCCATAACATTAAATTTATCGGGTCGGAAAGCCGTATGTGGAAGTGACACGTTTTTTTTGCATGGAACGGTGCGCTTGTTTTGGCGAGGCTTCCATTAATTATCAttgcacgctttttgcacggtacATGCGGTTCGATTTGTGAACAatacggttcgtttcttgcacggaacgaTATGATCTATTTTAAttgtgtagtagcacgtttcagagTCTGGTATTTGATAATCAAATATCTGACGAATTATCAAGTTTGAGATGCAATTTATGTTATAGCAAAGGTGTGGCatcataataaacaaaaattagaaTGAACTTCTATGAATAATTTcgtttttttagggggggggggtcaacaaAATATTCTATCGTTCAACTAGAAACCTGGGAAATTCTGATTTTGGGAGGAATCATTAAGATTTTACATCATTTGTAAAATGTACGAAGTTTCAAAAAAGAAATCCTAATCCCCCTTTTCCCCCGCACCccaaaaataacaatataacTATTACCAAGTTCTTAATCAATATCATTTTTGATGAATGCTTTTCACTACAAATGAAAATTGAGTAATTCGTACAAGACTTTACTTAAAGAATGAATcaatttgaaatacaaaaaataaaatccttttGTATAAGAGAGACTGCATAGGTATGTTGCGTCAATTTAAGCTAACGGTACAATTTTCGTCACCTTTGAGGGCTAGCCATTAATGTACACTTATGTCACGATGTTTCGCTCTTCAGAGATATAAAGGTAGAATAAGGATTAGTATCACCGTTGTTTGCCCTAATCTCCGGACAAATAGTACTGCCCAGTGCACCTCTTTAACAAGTCCACGCAACGTTGGAACTCGTGGTGTAACGCCCCGTCTACGCTAAAAATCGACTTAAAAATCTACGGCAGCTAGGACGGGTgcctacatgtatatccttTAATCGATGATTAGCAATAcactttgatttaaataatagtATTTAAGGCAAAGGTGGAAACCGAAGAAAGCAACAATAGAGGTTTAatattttctctcttattaaggtatacgtttactcagaatgaaaaaaaaatccactgatgataatgaaaaaccatctattgtgtgttaaagacctatcatggtagtgctatttttcactttcaaaaaagtaggtcaatgacctactttttgagataatggccattgactatttcttaaaattttaagaaaagtccctaaaactttttgagtatcattgaatttttcttaattgtgaaaataatacaaattgctaaactcttttaaaaatcaaatacagtttatgaatatCAGTGACACTAAACAtacacaaagcattaagtttttattcacaatttttatgaatattccagtccgaatttcctctatcagttttcaaattccttaccttttttgattcaattttacaaaaaactgaatgatgataatgctaaaacattaatagcattaaactaggtatattgaccttactctgcaggcataaaagttatatgaggtcaatgatcaaaattttgagatatggtgtattttatcgtttttaagcagttttcaatatttttgtagtgtgtgccattcgAATATCTAAACAAAATAGTGAGATAAAACCagcagaaaatgtgcaaaattatgttttctAAAAGATAAAATCTTCACTTTGAACATgacagtactaccaaaaatatttcagtgaaaaataaaatctgaaaatattagtccgaatttcctctgttttgcttaAAGTTAAACTTTGTTTGAGACTAATTGCATAGTATAGTAAAAATACTAaatggtttgtcaataataattcatttcatgaaaacTTTTAGTGttaagaacaaattttactcatgacattgaactttataacaatccgaattttagaactcaaaccctgagtaaacaacgtccttaagaGAAAAATATTAAACCTCTATTGCTGCTTTTCTTcgattttattaaaacaaaaccacGAATATTTTCGAACATTGGTCGAAAACAGTAAAAATTTGGGGTAGGGAAGGGTGGATTTCGATTTCAGATACTGCGGACAAAGGAAGTATGTGAGTATGCGCAAGcgtataaaaattttgataaataaaggTCAAAAACGGTTTGAACGGACACAAAAATTCCGGAtcttaatcattaaaaaaatcaaagtcttTCTACATAACCTTGTTTATCTTGTAGGGATAAACttgattatatatcaaattaaaacatattatccTCAATTATAAAAAAGGCTgcagtattttgaaaaatatataaaatataaaaattaccaGCTCtgacatttatttcattcattagCAGCAAGAATGGGTCAGgataaaacacattaaaaaattttacttgaTAGTTCAAGAATTTCACCTTTAATAGTTTTATAATTacacaaaaaatacacaaacttcaaatataaaataaacttGGCTCAGTAACATCATACGAAATGCTTCAAAGGAGTTTTAGTTATTCAACAAACTTTTGGCATTGATGAGAGCCCATAATGAACCGTCCAAGTCATAGTAAACGTGGCCCAAGACATTTGCACCCTTTTACTGTTATCAAAGACGGAGATAACCTTAGGATGGGTGGTTTGTATCAGATAATTACCGCCTGGTAGTCTGGCAGTCAACAGTATTGTATATATACCAAACTCCATTATCTCTCGCTCGCTTTTACTTCTTCTCCGGGTAGTTGCACACATCATCATCATGCAACACGGTTTACAAGTTCTGGTTTTCGCAGCTGTCGTTGGTGAGTgcattattgtatcatatttatgTTCTaagaaattaaagttaaatgtcATTCATACCAATACAAACCCaatagatataaatattaatacaagtTTTAGAAAAGATTTTAGACAATTATGACAAGTTGCAGAAACAGAATTGTAGAATTATCTGTAAGCTAAAATTAATggaattgattttttatgttaGAGAAATGTATGGTGGTGAccattttaaactattttacaATGTTATCCCCTAGAGGAAAAGAAGAGCACTGTAAACATTTacatatagaaaatataaatttaaaatatttttatttttttattttacataattatggtttaaaattttaaagaagtcCTGGTGGTTAATTTGTAGATCTCCAAGCCTCCTTAAACTGACCATTCAGTtcaattttgcaatattttattaGTGTCCACATTAGCTGTTGACTGCAGCACCCAACAAGATGGTATTTATGAGATAGGATGCAGATCCTTTGCTAGGTGTACGGGCGCAAAAGTCACCATTGTAGACTGTGATAAGGGAATGGTCTACAACAACGCGACAGGAAGCTGTGACGAGTAAgcctctcactctctctctctctctctctctctctctctctctctctgttttgcTCTTCTCCCTATTCCATGCTGTCAGTATGATGAGTTTTTCTCCCTGCTTTCAGTCCTCACAATGTTGCACCACCCTGTGGCGTCATGAAGGACTGCTCCAATCAAAAGGACGGTAAATACGCGGATATGGACCAACACTGTCACAGTTATTACACATGCTTTGATGGAAAATTTCTCGGACATAACCCTTGTCCATCAAGTGagtattcaaaaattttaaaaagtacttttttcataaacttaTAAAAGTACTAGTGTGTTTTCCTTTCATCTTTCACTGAATCCAAAAGAATTAGAATcagcagttttttttaaatttattttctgttttttttctctctcgaattttcaaaggtaaaaacatattaaaaatcataGTCCGTTGCGACTTTGATGTGtgacaattttacaatttgataATGGAAACtcacaataaaaatgaaaatcgcAAGAGGTCTAGAAATTATTGGGTggaattgatttatttcatcGCAGGCCTTGTCTGTTTCGTCTCTTTACAGTATCTATTGTAATAATTGTCCGATGATAAATTATCTTTATATCAGGTAACTATCTTAAGATTATGTTCAATCTGAATGCATATTAGGCAAACcttcataattacatgtatattgtcacTCTGACACATTATGATTTTCACTgtaaaaaatgtctttattcTGACTGCTcataatttttgtgaaaactGAGACACCTACGCTACAGAAGGACAATAGGATTGTGATTTTTCTGTTCGATACAGAAATTGGGTAATTATTATTTCGTCTATTTTGCAGCTTTGGTTTTCAATGAAGAACTACAGACATGTGACTGGGCAGCTAACGTGAATCCCCCTTGTGGCACAAACAAACCATAATGGTGCAATGCCGTTCATGAAAACTTTCTTCAAATATTCTGACAGTGTTTAAATGGAATGGGAATACCTATGTATTCCAATGGATGAAGAAGAAGTGATCCATTTCTAGTTTAATTGTTGTATATGCATGTTTTTGTTTCCTATTAAGAGGTATTTATTAGCGTGTTGTGTATACAAAATTAAACATCTAAAACgttttatctttaatttgttatttaagCTTTAAACCACTTTTACTGATTAGAATACAATGATTAGTTTTGGAAAAGTTTTCCAACATCTGTTTTACCCAAAAacctgtatatttatatatctatgtatgtcatgaatataaatttatatacagttgagaaatttataaaattggTTGACATCAAGTACAATGCCCCTTGAACTTTCAACACgagttttttaattaattacaaaattcatttccaaattttcttctaaagaaaagacaaattattttaatatgaaaGTGAGATAAAGTTATTTATTGGAATTGCTCTAAAAACCCTTTATAAAAGTACAAGAAAAATGCACTCATGAATATTTGATAATAGTCATAATACACATACGATTTGTGCATTTcaagaaattttaattaacaattgGTAGTTAAAATTAAGCAAGTTTTAAAAGgtgcattgaaataaatgacaaaagAATGAAGTTAATAAAATCTCTTTGTGAAGAGTTCATAATTGTGTTTTAGAAAAGAACTcgacatatgtaaaaatttaagttGGTGATTCAGGGCAATTCACTTTTCAAAATTAGATTGGTGCATTTTTGGAAAATGACACAGGGTCATGGTCTATAGTTGATCTACAAAAGACAAAGTACAGGGTACTGTTAACGTGCACCTAATCTTGAGTTAATAATTCAAAAGCAAATCGAAAGTGAAGCAATAGCAGGTCAAGTCATCATAGCAAGTTATCATTACAAATTTAGCCCAGAAATGATATCATGTAACCAAGTCAAATCACGAgtgattatttaaacaataaaatgctttctttggtgattcatgcggggtATCACGATGGCAAccttgcagaaaaaatacaaatccacgttagcgggttatgtaatttttttctacaatgatcGCTCCCTTCAGAACCCGCataatcaaagaaagcatttaattctttatatttatatctttcttttaacaaattaataaattaattgtaaaagtaagttaaataaataaatcgcTGTTAATGTACAACAACAaccagccaaatcgtctcctacgGGGAATTTgaatctgacatcatcatgattatatagtgcagtccgtgatttttcttaagtCGCTGTAGCtacaggtctgtagctcccggtctgaaaaaaatcagatggacgacctgggagctacaatgcctcccatagtaaaaaaaactgcaatttacggcgcacaaaaaattgcgctagttttggactgattaaccttattttcacacaaattctgtgccaaaacaattagtaccattaaattcttcaggcaatttactactgatattgttactttacttgcctcagcctttctttgaaacatgctaaccgacctcggaaaataaagtatattaattcACGTCGAGATCGaaagtcgccatttttacatgtaaacaaactgcaccacttcactttacaGGGTTGGTGATCGTGTTtcaaagaatatcagaggcaagtaaagtgacgatatctgtagtaaattgTCCGAAGAGTTTTTTTGGAGTCAAATATTTGTATAGAGTATGTTCGGAAATGAGattaataagtccaaaactagcgcaattttttgcagttttttactattggAGGCACTGtggctcccaggtcgtccatccgatttttttcagaccgggagctacagacctgcagctaaggtcgctgtaggtttcgaccaatcgataaacgagGCGTGTAAATTTCAGGTCTGTctgtcagtttcagtcgctgtaggtttcgaccaatcgataaacaggatttcagtcctgtcattttccatagagctatgaattaacaatAAGTTTCACTAAGAAATGGAGGGAATCATACtcagtagatgtaaatatattcacattttccagtgtctttgcctgtgataacactacatatcgattttgtactatataacccaatagcttcaaatgacgccaaattgaggcgccagcggggtttgcttattcatctttaaatatttaatcataagatggcttaaaattatataaatataagtaaaaaggaattattctttgaatattatgaggtgataatttcggacggggtgtgatcaaatctatcataaagctcttcgggctttattggatttgatcacgccccgaccgaaattatcacctcataatactcaaagaatgattccttattccttaaataaatacataatgtacatgcttacatttttaaatagttctcggaataaatatatacaagcaTACAGTTTCACATAAAAATCACAATCACGAGGAAATTATTCCGCATCTTTAATCATTGGTaccattaaaaacaatattgttgACAAATGACCACAGCTTTGTTTAGTTAAcatgatatactagtatacatttACACTATACAGATATACAATGACATGTATATAGCATACAGAAGTGTCGAGTATCACTGTCGTGGGCtacattaaatacatgtacattcgaAAACTTTTGATCATGTCTAGTCCTGTACGAAAGCACTGAGACCAAGTTACATGTAcccttgtttaaaaaaaagcattgCACACAACAATCAAAGCAAGCAGAGCTTAAAAATCAGCTATATTAGTAAAGCCAAATGAACGGATTATTTTCGGTTCCATGAATTATAGATCATCAATATCATCGATGATTGctaattcattcaaaataagtaacgctcttaaaaataaattaattattaaaataattagtacaaaacatttcatattttaatttttcaccaGTTCACGAAATCAAAAGAATATCAAGATGTATTaagtttttaatgaaatgtCTAACATAAAGCAATgacattgtatttaaaaaataaccatCAGAATactaaacagtttttaaaatgtaaagagGAGAGTGCAGTATGGGTCCAAATTTATCTTAAAAGCTAAACACAAGTCCTCACGTATTTATCTTCTGATAAGATATTTCTAACCTTCTAATCAAACTCTAATCAACATTTTTCATGGCACATATTCTTTAAGAACATATAAGATTACATAGACataaacatattataaaatttgtcCAAATAGTGTATTAATTCAGCTGCATATGATtcccaaaaataaattttatttatcgaattatttaaaattccaTAACACAACACCTATGACAAAACCAGTTAGGACTTGAAAAGAGATAACTGTCTTTTGTGCCCCAGAAACTGGGTTAGGTGTTCGATTATTACTGTTTGCTGGCGTTTTATTCTCATTGTTATTAGCGGTTTCTTTCTTGAATCCATTATTTTCGATAATAGACCTATAGTACCGCGCACTTGCTTTTGGTGTACGTGGTCGGGCGGGATCGCTGAAGTTAACATAGTGAAGACCGAAGCGTTCCGAATATCCTCTTGCCCATTCGAAGTTATCCATTAATGACCATGCCGTGTATCCACGAAC includes:
- the LOC128188755 gene encoding peritrophin-44-like, whose product is MQHGLQVLVFAAVVVSTLAVDCSTQQDGIYEIGCRSFARCTGAKVTIVDCDKGMVYNNATGSCDDPHNVAPPCGVMKDCSNQKDGKYADMDQHCHSYYTCFDGKFLGHNPCPSTLVFNEELQTCDWAANVNPPCGTNKP